The Arachis hypogaea cultivar Tifrunner chromosome 16, arahy.Tifrunner.gnm2.J5K5, whole genome shotgun sequence genome contains a region encoding:
- the LOC140179745 gene encoding protein ESSENTIAL FOR POTEXVIRUS ACCUMULATION 1-like isoform X1, giving the protein MAQRATSDSRTPLQIPKDVQGSENPIPLSPQWLLPKPGESKSGTGTVENHVVSSPPFGHRMETTKTSGNGEDVYDAHKRKDVFRPSMLDSESGRRDRWRDEERDTKSSIRKDRWRDGEKDLGDSRRVERWTENLPSKNFGEVRRGAADRRNDSGNRDTNFDQRRESKWNTRWGPDNKEPEGLHEKWSDSGKEGDIHLDKRLSHTSNHGKDEKEGDHYRPWRPSFSQGRGRLDSPHHHNSTPNKQGSAYSYGRGRGENTTPVSTLGHGRGGSGGSFMNNSIPGTLLEQVESGHGEPSPFRYSRTKLFDVYRVTKMETNRKLVDDFVQVANLTQDDPLEPLALLAPNPEEMSILKGIDKGDIISSGAPQMPKDGKSSTEFTHTRRMMPGSASLQDRVEDGDHNRVSDEVHGNRELSVEGNSSVHPGVARQTMPAGEHGSTLLHDNRDATNGLRSRNLDYSSDSKDVGRWQSNEDPILKRQLSGILDSELGSRKVMQMVPEELSLFYKDPKGQIQGPFKGVDIIGWFESGYFGIDLPVRLDNSAADSPWLPLGDVMPHLRAKARPPPGFFATKPNDYTDISGRQTSGPSGNILAGSTDIEMLRSDPRLRQTSATEAENRFLESLMSGNKGGPPLESLALSEGLQGFIGNNSGNLGPSGVDNGSNLYLLANSLALERQRSLPSPYPYWPGPEAASLAPKADISLDAALHSKLLSSASDNSRQPQSQNSDLLSIIQGLSDRTSAGLNSGASGWPNHPLQGGLHPLQNKFDFHHDQNFSQVPFGIQQQRLPPQNQLSLGNLLGQAADNSANILAAEKLPSSGISQDPEVLNLLQQQYLMQLQSQAVAPAQQMPLLDKLLLLKQQQKLEEQQQLLRQQQLLSQVLQNQQSNQLFGNSSFGHMQGGAPPIGNLHMDPSQLRSPEIFPMSSQSHIPSVHDEPRTDSLNLPMNSQDTSYNVSNGASPLNLPHQLFGNTGSQKSWGPVVPEQINEKNQEMFPAPTVVDSPQLPDQEISKEEPQIEEQPLSVSDFTSKSLENPGDSINCATESCEIELPLSIDLKDKSNIAHKEQQAERESNDVELSVVVQNIDAPEPKKVNEKKSKKQKSSKLQPSDQAKGLPKNASLQLSKQSEPGKPDSTETNLKQTIGKGNQIGVACKESANYEDNGVPAGVPQNIDEAGDRLESKVVDSVSKQHNKIPAGRAWKAAPGAKQKSLIEIQQEEQRKAEAQMLVSEVATSVNSLSLATPWAGVVADPDSGKVSGESHREGGTADHLVKTETSQNLKSKKSPLHDLLAEEVSKKSDEKDAEFPDNISSSQNIAVQSESLDDSEFIEAKDSKRSRKKSKSKGSVVKASVPNATVGEVPVSLSPTEKGKSSRSSLQEKDVLPAIPARPSLGDFVQWKGEREPPSPTPSLAWSSDSVRFPKPTSLRDILKEQEKKSSSAVTASPMPTPQKVQPSQPTRNGGSSRSISASSPSKAASPMQINSHASLQSKYPGDDDFFWGPIEQSKQETKQSDFPQLGQGNWGSKNVPIKGSSPASLTRQKSVSGKLNEQRSLLSSSPASSQSMLKTKKDAMTKHSEAMGFRDWCESECDRLIGTKDTSFLEFCLKQSRSEAELLLVENLGSYDPEHEFIEKFLNYKDMLPSDVLEIAFQSKTDKKATGLGAGVVLSANADMQDMDNTEAYGRGGGKKKAKKGKKVSPAVLGFNVVSNRIMMGEIQRVED; this is encoded by the exons ATGTTCAAGGCTCTGAGAATCCAATTCCACTTTCACCACAATGGCTTCTGCCAAAGCCTGGGGAAAGTAAATCTGGAACAGGAACTGTG GAAAACCATGTGGTTTCAAGTCCTCCATTTGGCCATCGCATGGAGACCACTAAGACATCTGGAAATGGAGAGGATGTGTATGATGCTCATAAGCGAAAGGATGTCTTTAGGCCATCCATGCTTGACTCAGAAAGTGGACGCCGTGATCGTTGGCGTGATGAAGAGCGGGACACTAAGTCCTCCATACGGAAGGATCGGTGGAGGGATGGAGAGAAAGATCTTGGTGATTCTCGGAGAGTGGAACGTTGGACAGAAAATTTGCCTTCAAAGAACTTTGGAGAAGTTCGTCGTGGTGCTGCTGATAGACGGAATGATTCGGGAAACAGAGACACTAACTTTGACCAGCGGCGTGAGAGTAAGTGGAACACACGCTGGGGTCCCGATAATAAGGAACCGGAAGGTCTTCATGAAAAATGGAGCGACTCTGGAAAAGAAGGTGATATACATCTGGACAAAAGGCTGTCTCACACTTCTAATCATGGAAAGGATGAAAAAGAGGGAGATCATTATCGGCCATGGAGACCTAGCTTCTCACAGGGCCGCGGAAGGTTAGATTCTCCCCATCACCATAACAGTACACCAAACAAGCAGGGTTCTGCATATTCCTATGGACGTGGCCGTGGTGAGAATACGACGCCAGTCTCTACTCTAGGACATGGCCGGGGTGGCTCTGGTGGTAGCTTCATGAATAACTCTATTCCTGGAACATTACTGGAACAAGTTGAAAGTGGACATGGGGAACCTTCTCCCTTTAGATATAGTAGGACAAAGTTGTTTGATGTGTACAGAGTGACTAAAATGGAAACAAATAGAAAACTAGTTGATGATTTTGTGCAGGTAGCTAATCTTACACAGGATGATCCATTGGAACCTCTAGCCCTTCTGGCACCAAATCCCGAGGAAAtg TCTATCTTAAAGGGTATTGATAAAGGGGACATTATTAGTAGTGGGGCACCTCAGATGCCTAAAGATGGAAAGAGCTCAACAGAGTTTACACATACTAGGCGAATGATGCCTGGAAGTGCATCTCTGCAAG ATAGAGTTGAAGATGGAGACCATAACAGAGTGTCTGATGAGGTACACGGTAATAGAGAATTGTCAGTTGAAGGAAATAGTTCTGTTCATCCTGGTGTTGCACGGCAAACCATGCCAGCAGGTGAACATGGATCCACCCTTTTGCATGATAATAGAGATGCAACCAATGGTCTAAGGTCAAGAAATTTGGATTATTCATCTGACTCAAAAGATGTAGGGAGGTGGCAATCCAATGAAGATCCCATTCTTAAGAGGCAGCTATCTGGCATTTTGGATAGTGAACTTGGAAGCAGAAAAGTAATGCAGATGGTTCCAGAGGAGTTATCGCTTTTCTATAAGGATCCTAAGGGTCAAATTCAGGGTCCATTCAAAGGAGTTGATATTATTGGATGGTTTGAGTCTGGATATTTTGGTATTGACTTACCTGTTCGTCTCGATAATTCAGCAGCTGATTCACCATGGTTACCTCTTGGTGATGTCATGCCTCATTTACGAGCTAAAGCTCGACCCCCTCCAGGGTTTTTTGCTACTAAACCAAATGACTATACTGACATCTCTGGCCGTCAAACTTCTGGCCCCTCTGGGAATATCCTTGCTGGTTCAACTGACATTGAGATGTTGAGAAGTGATCCTAGGCTTAGGCAAACTTCTGCCACGGAAGCTGAAAATAGATTTCTGGAATCACTTATGTCTGGTAACAAAGGAGGTCCTCCACTTGAAAGTCTGGCATTATCCGAAG GTTTACAAGGGTTTATTGGGAATAATTCTGGTAATCTTGGCCCATCAGGAGTAGATAATGGAAGCAACCTTTACTTACTTGCTAATAGTTTAGCACTTGAGCGACAGAGGTCCTTACCCAGTCCTTATCCGTATTGGCCAGGGCCAGAGGCAGCTTCCCTTGCACCAAAAGCGGATATTTCCCTGGATGCAGCACTGCATTCAAAACTTTTATCTTCAGCAAGCGACAATTCTCGGCAACCTCAATCCCAAAATTCCGATTTGCTGTCAATCATCCAGGGATTATCCGACAGGACATCCGCTGGTTTAAATAGTGGTGCTTCTGGATGGCCGAATCATCCCTTGCAGGGTGGATTACATCCCCTTCAGAATAAATTTGATTTTCATCATGATCAGAATTTTTCTCAAGTGCCATTTGGCATTCAACAGCAAAGGCTTCCACCACAAAACCAATTATCATTGGGCAATTTACTGGGCCAGGCAGCTGATAACTCCGCTAATATTTTGGCAGCAGAGAAGCTACCTTCTTCTGGTATATCGCAAGATCCAGAAGTATTGAATTTGTTACAGCAACAATACTTGATGCAGTTGCAGTCTCAGGCAGTTGCTCCAGCTCAGCAGATGCCATTGTTGGACAAACTATTGCTGCTGAAGCAGCAACAAAAGCTGGAGGAGCAGCAGCAGTTATTGCGGCAGCAGCAGTTGCTGTCTCAAGTGCTGCAAAACCAGCAATCCAACCAGCTATTTGGTAATTCTTCTTTTGGACATATGCAGGGTGGTGCACCTCCAATTGGGAATTTGCACATGGATCCTTCTCAACTTCGATCACCGGAGATATTTCCCATGAGCTCACAATCACATATTCCCAGTGTGCATGATGAGCCCCGTACTGATTCTTTAAATTTACCTATGAACAGCCAAGACACTAGTTATAATGTAAGCAATGGAGCTTCTCCTTTAAATCTGCCACATCAATTATTTGGCAATACTGGTTCTCAGAAAAGCTGGGGCCCTGTGGTTCCTGAACAAATTAATGAGAAGAATCAGGAGATGTTCCCTGCACCAACGGTCGTCGATAGTCCCCAATTACCTGATCAGGAAATATCTAAAGAGGAACCCCAGATTGAAGAGCAACCTCTCTCTGTTTCAGACTTTACTTCTAAGTCTCTGGAGAATCCTGGTGATTCTATTAATTGTGCAACTGAATCATGTGAGATTGAATTGCCCCTAAGCATAGACCTGAAGGACAAATCAAATATTGCGCATAAAGAGCAGCAGGCTGAAAGAGAAAGCAACGATGTTGAGCTGTCAGTGGTAGTGCAAAATATTGACGCGCCAGAACCCAAAAAGGTTAATGAAAAGAAATCCAAAAAGCAAAAATCTTCAAAATTGCAGCCTTCTGACCAAGCAAAGGGATTGCCCAAAAATGCATCTTTGCAGCTGTCGAAGCAATCAGAACCTGGAAAGCCAGATTCTACTGAAACAAATCTGAAACAAACAATAGGTAAGGGAAACCAAATTGGAGTTGCTTGCAAAGAGTCTGCTAATTATGAGGATAATGGCGTGCCTGCTGGTGTTCCTCAAAACATTGATGAAGCAGGTGATAGGCTTGAGTCAAAGGTAGTTGATTCTGTTTCCAAACAGCATAATAAAATACCTGCAGGACGTGCCTGGAAGGCTGCTCCTGGTGCTAAGCAAAAGTCTCTGATAGAAATTCAACAGGAAGAACAAAGAAAGGCAGAGGCACAAATGCTTGTATCTGAGGTTGCTACATCTGTCAATTCATTGAGTCTGGCGACACCCTGGGCTGGGGTTGTTGCCGATCCAGACTCTGGAAAGGTGTCTGGTGAAAGTCACAGAGAAGGAGGCACTGCTGATCATCTTGTTAAAACAGAAACTTCTCAAAATCTTAAGAGCAAGAAAAGTCCGCTCCATGATCTATTGGCAGAAGAAGTTTCAAAGAAATCTGATGAAAAAGATGCTGAGTTTCCTGATAATATATCATCCTCACAAAATATTGCTGTGCAGTCAGAATCACTGGATGATTCAGAATTCATTGAGGCAAAAGATAGCAAAAGAAGCCGAAAAAAGTCAAAATCAAAGGGTTCAGTTGTTAAAGCTTCTGTGCCCAATGCAACTGTTGGGGAAGTGCCCGTTTCTTTGAGTCCCACTGAGAAAGGGAAAAGCTCCCGCTCTTCTCTGCAGGAAAAAGATGTACTGCCTGCCATACCTGCACGCCCTTCTTTGGGAGACTTTGTTCAGTGGAAAGGGGAAAGAGAGCCACCTAGCCCAACTCCTTCTCTGGCATGGTCTTCTGATTCTGTTAGGTTTCCTAAACCAACATCATTAAGGGACATTCTAAAGGAGCAGGAGAAGAAGTCGTCTTCTGCTGTCACAGCAAGCCCGATGCCTACCCCTCAGAAAGTGCAGCCTTCCCAGCCTACACGGAATGGTGGTTCTTCACGGTCAATCtcagcttcctctccatccaaAGCTGCCTCTCCAATGCAGATAAACTCTCATGCTTCTTTGCAGTCAAAATACCCTGGGGATGATGATTTCTTCTGGGGTCCAATTGAGCAATCTAAGCAAGAGACTAAGCA ATCAGATTTCCCTCAGCTTGGACAAGGGAACTGGGGTTCAAAGAATGTACCCATTAAAGGGAGTTCACCTGCATCTTTAACTCGCCAAAAATCAGTGAGCGGTAAACTAAATGAGCAACGTTCTCTACTATCATCATCGCCTGCCTCATCTCAATCCATGCTGAAAACAAAAAAAGATGCCATGACTAAGCACTCTG AGGCAATGGGCTTCCGAGATTGGTGTGAGAGTGAGTGCGATCGGCTAATAGGTACAAAAG ATACAAGTTTCCTTGAATTTTGCTTGAAGCAATCGAGATCCGAAGCCGAGTTGCTTCTCGTAGAAAACCTTGGATCATATGACCCGGAACATGAATTCATTGAGAAGTTCCTCAACTACAAGGATATGTTACCATCAGATGTTTTGGAAATAGCCTTCCAGAGCAAAACCGATAAGAAAGCTACTGGACTCGGTGCCGGGGTTGTGTTATCTGCTAATGCAGATATGCAGGATATGGACAACACAGAAGCATATGGGAGAGGGGGTGGAAAGAAGAAGGCAAAGAAAGGGAAAAAGGTTAGCCCTGCAGTTTTGGGATTCAATGTTGTGAGTAACAGGATCATGATGGGTGAGATCCAGAGAGTAGAAGATTAA
- the LOC140179745 gene encoding protein ESSENTIAL FOR POTEXVIRUS ACCUMULATION 1-like isoform X2: METTKTSGNGEDVYDAHKRKDVFRPSMLDSESGRRDRWRDEERDTKSSIRKDRWRDGEKDLGDSRRVERWTENLPSKNFGEVRRGAADRRNDSGNRDTNFDQRRESKWNTRWGPDNKEPEGLHEKWSDSGKEGDIHLDKRLSHTSNHGKDEKEGDHYRPWRPSFSQGRGRLDSPHHHNSTPNKQGSAYSYGRGRGENTTPVSTLGHGRGGSGGSFMNNSIPGTLLEQVESGHGEPSPFRYSRTKLFDVYRVTKMETNRKLVDDFVQVANLTQDDPLEPLALLAPNPEEMSILKGIDKGDIISSGAPQMPKDGKSSTEFTHTRRMMPGSASLQDRVEDGDHNRVSDEVHGNRELSVEGNSSVHPGVARQTMPAGEHGSTLLHDNRDATNGLRSRNLDYSSDSKDVGRWQSNEDPILKRQLSGILDSELGSRKVMQMVPEELSLFYKDPKGQIQGPFKGVDIIGWFESGYFGIDLPVRLDNSAADSPWLPLGDVMPHLRAKARPPPGFFATKPNDYTDISGRQTSGPSGNILAGSTDIEMLRSDPRLRQTSATEAENRFLESLMSGNKGGPPLESLALSEGLQGFIGNNSGNLGPSGVDNGSNLYLLANSLALERQRSLPSPYPYWPGPEAASLAPKADISLDAALHSKLLSSASDNSRQPQSQNSDLLSIIQGLSDRTSAGLNSGASGWPNHPLQGGLHPLQNKFDFHHDQNFSQVPFGIQQQRLPPQNQLSLGNLLGQAADNSANILAAEKLPSSGISQDPEVLNLLQQQYLMQLQSQAVAPAQQMPLLDKLLLLKQQQKLEEQQQLLRQQQLLSQVLQNQQSNQLFGNSSFGHMQGGAPPIGNLHMDPSQLRSPEIFPMSSQSHIPSVHDEPRTDSLNLPMNSQDTSYNVSNGASPLNLPHQLFGNTGSQKSWGPVVPEQINEKNQEMFPAPTVVDSPQLPDQEISKEEPQIEEQPLSVSDFTSKSLENPGDSINCATESCEIELPLSIDLKDKSNIAHKEQQAERESNDVELSVVVQNIDAPEPKKVNEKKSKKQKSSKLQPSDQAKGLPKNASLQLSKQSEPGKPDSTETNLKQTIGKGNQIGVACKESANYEDNGVPAGVPQNIDEAGDRLESKVVDSVSKQHNKIPAGRAWKAAPGAKQKSLIEIQQEEQRKAEAQMLVSEVATSVNSLSLATPWAGVVADPDSGKVSGESHREGGTADHLVKTETSQNLKSKKSPLHDLLAEEVSKKSDEKDAEFPDNISSSQNIAVQSESLDDSEFIEAKDSKRSRKKSKSKGSVVKASVPNATVGEVPVSLSPTEKGKSSRSSLQEKDVLPAIPARPSLGDFVQWKGEREPPSPTPSLAWSSDSVRFPKPTSLRDILKEQEKKSSSAVTASPMPTPQKVQPSQPTRNGGSSRSISASSPSKAASPMQINSHASLQSKYPGDDDFFWGPIEQSKQETKQSDFPQLGQGNWGSKNVPIKGSSPASLTRQKSVSGKLNEQRSLLSSSPASSQSMLKTKKDAMTKHSEAMGFRDWCESECDRLIGTKDTSFLEFCLKQSRSEAELLLVENLGSYDPEHEFIEKFLNYKDMLPSDVLEIAFQSKTDKKATGLGAGVVLSANADMQDMDNTEAYGRGGGKKKAKKGKKVSPAVLGFNVVSNRIMMGEIQRVED; this comes from the exons ATGGAGACCACTAAGACATCTGGAAATGGAGAGGATGTGTATGATGCTCATAAGCGAAAGGATGTCTTTAGGCCATCCATGCTTGACTCAGAAAGTGGACGCCGTGATCGTTGGCGTGATGAAGAGCGGGACACTAAGTCCTCCATACGGAAGGATCGGTGGAGGGATGGAGAGAAAGATCTTGGTGATTCTCGGAGAGTGGAACGTTGGACAGAAAATTTGCCTTCAAAGAACTTTGGAGAAGTTCGTCGTGGTGCTGCTGATAGACGGAATGATTCGGGAAACAGAGACACTAACTTTGACCAGCGGCGTGAGAGTAAGTGGAACACACGCTGGGGTCCCGATAATAAGGAACCGGAAGGTCTTCATGAAAAATGGAGCGACTCTGGAAAAGAAGGTGATATACATCTGGACAAAAGGCTGTCTCACACTTCTAATCATGGAAAGGATGAAAAAGAGGGAGATCATTATCGGCCATGGAGACCTAGCTTCTCACAGGGCCGCGGAAGGTTAGATTCTCCCCATCACCATAACAGTACACCAAACAAGCAGGGTTCTGCATATTCCTATGGACGTGGCCGTGGTGAGAATACGACGCCAGTCTCTACTCTAGGACATGGCCGGGGTGGCTCTGGTGGTAGCTTCATGAATAACTCTATTCCTGGAACATTACTGGAACAAGTTGAAAGTGGACATGGGGAACCTTCTCCCTTTAGATATAGTAGGACAAAGTTGTTTGATGTGTACAGAGTGACTAAAATGGAAACAAATAGAAAACTAGTTGATGATTTTGTGCAGGTAGCTAATCTTACACAGGATGATCCATTGGAACCTCTAGCCCTTCTGGCACCAAATCCCGAGGAAAtg TCTATCTTAAAGGGTATTGATAAAGGGGACATTATTAGTAGTGGGGCACCTCAGATGCCTAAAGATGGAAAGAGCTCAACAGAGTTTACACATACTAGGCGAATGATGCCTGGAAGTGCATCTCTGCAAG ATAGAGTTGAAGATGGAGACCATAACAGAGTGTCTGATGAGGTACACGGTAATAGAGAATTGTCAGTTGAAGGAAATAGTTCTGTTCATCCTGGTGTTGCACGGCAAACCATGCCAGCAGGTGAACATGGATCCACCCTTTTGCATGATAATAGAGATGCAACCAATGGTCTAAGGTCAAGAAATTTGGATTATTCATCTGACTCAAAAGATGTAGGGAGGTGGCAATCCAATGAAGATCCCATTCTTAAGAGGCAGCTATCTGGCATTTTGGATAGTGAACTTGGAAGCAGAAAAGTAATGCAGATGGTTCCAGAGGAGTTATCGCTTTTCTATAAGGATCCTAAGGGTCAAATTCAGGGTCCATTCAAAGGAGTTGATATTATTGGATGGTTTGAGTCTGGATATTTTGGTATTGACTTACCTGTTCGTCTCGATAATTCAGCAGCTGATTCACCATGGTTACCTCTTGGTGATGTCATGCCTCATTTACGAGCTAAAGCTCGACCCCCTCCAGGGTTTTTTGCTACTAAACCAAATGACTATACTGACATCTCTGGCCGTCAAACTTCTGGCCCCTCTGGGAATATCCTTGCTGGTTCAACTGACATTGAGATGTTGAGAAGTGATCCTAGGCTTAGGCAAACTTCTGCCACGGAAGCTGAAAATAGATTTCTGGAATCACTTATGTCTGGTAACAAAGGAGGTCCTCCACTTGAAAGTCTGGCATTATCCGAAG GTTTACAAGGGTTTATTGGGAATAATTCTGGTAATCTTGGCCCATCAGGAGTAGATAATGGAAGCAACCTTTACTTACTTGCTAATAGTTTAGCACTTGAGCGACAGAGGTCCTTACCCAGTCCTTATCCGTATTGGCCAGGGCCAGAGGCAGCTTCCCTTGCACCAAAAGCGGATATTTCCCTGGATGCAGCACTGCATTCAAAACTTTTATCTTCAGCAAGCGACAATTCTCGGCAACCTCAATCCCAAAATTCCGATTTGCTGTCAATCATCCAGGGATTATCCGACAGGACATCCGCTGGTTTAAATAGTGGTGCTTCTGGATGGCCGAATCATCCCTTGCAGGGTGGATTACATCCCCTTCAGAATAAATTTGATTTTCATCATGATCAGAATTTTTCTCAAGTGCCATTTGGCATTCAACAGCAAAGGCTTCCACCACAAAACCAATTATCATTGGGCAATTTACTGGGCCAGGCAGCTGATAACTCCGCTAATATTTTGGCAGCAGAGAAGCTACCTTCTTCTGGTATATCGCAAGATCCAGAAGTATTGAATTTGTTACAGCAACAATACTTGATGCAGTTGCAGTCTCAGGCAGTTGCTCCAGCTCAGCAGATGCCATTGTTGGACAAACTATTGCTGCTGAAGCAGCAACAAAAGCTGGAGGAGCAGCAGCAGTTATTGCGGCAGCAGCAGTTGCTGTCTCAAGTGCTGCAAAACCAGCAATCCAACCAGCTATTTGGTAATTCTTCTTTTGGACATATGCAGGGTGGTGCACCTCCAATTGGGAATTTGCACATGGATCCTTCTCAACTTCGATCACCGGAGATATTTCCCATGAGCTCACAATCACATATTCCCAGTGTGCATGATGAGCCCCGTACTGATTCTTTAAATTTACCTATGAACAGCCAAGACACTAGTTATAATGTAAGCAATGGAGCTTCTCCTTTAAATCTGCCACATCAATTATTTGGCAATACTGGTTCTCAGAAAAGCTGGGGCCCTGTGGTTCCTGAACAAATTAATGAGAAGAATCAGGAGATGTTCCCTGCACCAACGGTCGTCGATAGTCCCCAATTACCTGATCAGGAAATATCTAAAGAGGAACCCCAGATTGAAGAGCAACCTCTCTCTGTTTCAGACTTTACTTCTAAGTCTCTGGAGAATCCTGGTGATTCTATTAATTGTGCAACTGAATCATGTGAGATTGAATTGCCCCTAAGCATAGACCTGAAGGACAAATCAAATATTGCGCATAAAGAGCAGCAGGCTGAAAGAGAAAGCAACGATGTTGAGCTGTCAGTGGTAGTGCAAAATATTGACGCGCCAGAACCCAAAAAGGTTAATGAAAAGAAATCCAAAAAGCAAAAATCTTCAAAATTGCAGCCTTCTGACCAAGCAAAGGGATTGCCCAAAAATGCATCTTTGCAGCTGTCGAAGCAATCAGAACCTGGAAAGCCAGATTCTACTGAAACAAATCTGAAACAAACAATAGGTAAGGGAAACCAAATTGGAGTTGCTTGCAAAGAGTCTGCTAATTATGAGGATAATGGCGTGCCTGCTGGTGTTCCTCAAAACATTGATGAAGCAGGTGATAGGCTTGAGTCAAAGGTAGTTGATTCTGTTTCCAAACAGCATAATAAAATACCTGCAGGACGTGCCTGGAAGGCTGCTCCTGGTGCTAAGCAAAAGTCTCTGATAGAAATTCAACAGGAAGAACAAAGAAAGGCAGAGGCACAAATGCTTGTATCTGAGGTTGCTACATCTGTCAATTCATTGAGTCTGGCGACACCCTGGGCTGGGGTTGTTGCCGATCCAGACTCTGGAAAGGTGTCTGGTGAAAGTCACAGAGAAGGAGGCACTGCTGATCATCTTGTTAAAACAGAAACTTCTCAAAATCTTAAGAGCAAGAAAAGTCCGCTCCATGATCTATTGGCAGAAGAAGTTTCAAAGAAATCTGATGAAAAAGATGCTGAGTTTCCTGATAATATATCATCCTCACAAAATATTGCTGTGCAGTCAGAATCACTGGATGATTCAGAATTCATTGAGGCAAAAGATAGCAAAAGAAGCCGAAAAAAGTCAAAATCAAAGGGTTCAGTTGTTAAAGCTTCTGTGCCCAATGCAACTGTTGGGGAAGTGCCCGTTTCTTTGAGTCCCACTGAGAAAGGGAAAAGCTCCCGCTCTTCTCTGCAGGAAAAAGATGTACTGCCTGCCATACCTGCACGCCCTTCTTTGGGAGACTTTGTTCAGTGGAAAGGGGAAAGAGAGCCACCTAGCCCAACTCCTTCTCTGGCATGGTCTTCTGATTCTGTTAGGTTTCCTAAACCAACATCATTAAGGGACATTCTAAAGGAGCAGGAGAAGAAGTCGTCTTCTGCTGTCACAGCAAGCCCGATGCCTACCCCTCAGAAAGTGCAGCCTTCCCAGCCTACACGGAATGGTGGTTCTTCACGGTCAATCtcagcttcctctccatccaaAGCTGCCTCTCCAATGCAGATAAACTCTCATGCTTCTTTGCAGTCAAAATACCCTGGGGATGATGATTTCTTCTGGGGTCCAATTGAGCAATCTAAGCAAGAGACTAAGCA ATCAGATTTCCCTCAGCTTGGACAAGGGAACTGGGGTTCAAAGAATGTACCCATTAAAGGGAGTTCACCTGCATCTTTAACTCGCCAAAAATCAGTGAGCGGTAAACTAAATGAGCAACGTTCTCTACTATCATCATCGCCTGCCTCATCTCAATCCATGCTGAAAACAAAAAAAGATGCCATGACTAAGCACTCTG AGGCAATGGGCTTCCGAGATTGGTGTGAGAGTGAGTGCGATCGGCTAATAGGTACAAAAG ATACAAGTTTCCTTGAATTTTGCTTGAAGCAATCGAGATCCGAAGCCGAGTTGCTTCTCGTAGAAAACCTTGGATCATATGACCCGGAACATGAATTCATTGAGAAGTTCCTCAACTACAAGGATATGTTACCATCAGATGTTTTGGAAATAGCCTTCCAGAGCAAAACCGATAAGAAAGCTACTGGACTCGGTGCCGGGGTTGTGTTATCTGCTAATGCAGATATGCAGGATATGGACAACACAGAAGCATATGGGAGAGGGGGTGGAAAGAAGAAGGCAAAGAAAGGGAAAAAGGTTAGCCCTGCAGTTTTGGGATTCAATGTTGTGAGTAACAGGATCATGATGGGTGAGATCCAGAGAGTAGAAGATTAA